One Setaria viridis chromosome 3, Setaria_viridis_v4.0, whole genome shotgun sequence DNA window includes the following coding sequences:
- the LOC117847500 gene encoding probable aldo-keto reductase 1, producing the protein MEEAAPPQAPRVKLGAQGLDVSKLGFGCMGLTGSYNAPLGDEAVAAAVEHAFRRGVTFFDTSDAYGPHTNETLLGRALQRLPRGQVQVATKFGVGQGGAGSGLTVCGTPEYARACCEASLRRLGVSYIDLYYQHRIDTTVPIEDTIGELKKLVEEGKVKYIGLSEASPDTIRRAHAVHPITAVQMEWSLWSRDIEPEIVPLCRELGIGIVPYSPIGRGFFGGRGVTQQVSSESSLQSHPRFTADNLEKNKQIYLKMEDLAKKHQCSPAQLALAWVLHQGDDVVPIPGTTKIKNLDANIDSLKVKLTDEDMKEITSQIRADDVAGGRQYNSYAHTAWKYADTPKK; encoded by the exons atggAGGAGGCCGCCCCGCCGCAGGCGCCCCGCGTGAAGCTCGGCGCCCAGGGGCTGGACGTGTCGAAGCTGGGGTTCGGGTGCATGGGGCTCACGGGCTCCTACAACGCGCCGCTCGGGGacgaggccgtcgccgccgccgtcgagcacgCCTTCCGCCGCGGGGTCACCTTCTTCGACACCTCCGACGCCTACGGGCCCCACACCAACGAGACTCTCCTCGGGAGGGCGCTGCAGCGGCTGCCGCGGGGGCAGGTGCAGGTGGCCACCAAGTTCGGCGTCGGGCAGGGCGGCGCGGGCAGCGGCTTGACCGTCTGCGGCACGCCGGAGTACGCGCGCGCCTGCTGCGAGGCCAGCCTGCGCCGCCTCGGCGTCAGCTACATCGACCTCTACTACCAGCACCGCATCGACACCACCGTCCCCATCGAGGACACG ATTGGTGAGCTCAAGAAgctggtggaggaggggaaggTCAAGTACATCGGGTTGTCGGAGGCGAGCCCGGACACGATCCGGCGCGCGCACGCCGTGCATCCCATCACCGCGGTGCAGATGGAGTGGTCGCTCTGGTCCCGCGACATCGAGCCCGAGATCGTGCCGCTCTGCAG GGAGTTGGGGATTGGAATTGTTCCTTACAGTCCAATTGGCCGGGGATTCTTTGGCGGAAGGGGAGTGACACAACAAGTGTCCTCTGAATCTAGTCTG CAAAGCCATCCAAGGTTTACAGCAGATAatttggagaagaacaagcagaTTTATCTGAAAATGGAAGACCTGGCCAAGAAGCACCAGTGCAGCCCAGCTCAGCTAGCTCTAGCTTGGGTTCTGCATCAAGGGGATGATGTGGTTCCTATACCAG GGACAACCAAAATCAAGAACCTAGATGCCAACATTGACTCCCTGAAGGTGAAGCTAACAGATGAGGATATGAAAGAAATCACCAGCCAGATACGCGCAGACGATGTGGCTGGTGGAAGGCAATACAATTCCTATGCACATACCGCATGGAAGTATGCAGACACACCAAAGAAGTAA
- the LOC117848247 gene encoding aquaporin TIP4-2 has protein sequence MATKLMQKFVDSYDDGGDAGQQDAGCVRAVLAELVLTFLFVFTVVSAAMAAGSGVKAGEAMPMATLAAVAITNALAAGVLVTAGFHVSGGHLNPAVTVAMMVRGHLSKLRTVLYVAAQLLASSLACILLRYLTGGMVTPVHALGAGIRPMQGLVMEVILTFSLLFVTYAMILDPRSQVRTIGPLLTGLIVGANSLAGGNFTGASMNPARSFGPALATGDWTHHWVYWLGPLLGGSLAAVVYESLFVVNKTHEPLLNGDC, from the exons ATGGCAACGAAGCTGATGCAGAAGTTTGTGGACTCgtacgacgacggcggcgacgctggCCAGCAGGACGCCGGCTGCGTGCGCGCCGTGCTGGCCGAGCTCGTCCTCACCTTCctcttcgtcttcaccgtcgtctccgccgccatggccgccg GATCTGGTGTGAAGGCAGGCGAGGCCATGCCGATGGCTacgctggcggcggtggcgatcaCGAACGCGCTCGCGGCGGGGGTGCTGGTGACGGCGGGGTTCCACGTCTCCGGCGGCCACCTGAACCCGGCGGTGACGGTGGCGATGATGGTGCGGGGCCACCTCTCCAAGCTCCGGACCGTGCTGTACGTCGCCGCGCAGCTGCTGGCATCCTCCCTCGCCTGCATCCTCCTCCGCTACCTCACCGGCGGCATG GTGACCCCGGTGCACGCCCTGGGCGCGGGCATCCGGCCGATGCAGGGCCTGGTGATGGAGGTGATCCTCACCTTCTCCCTCCTGTTCGTCACCTACGCCATGATCCTGGACCCGCGGAGCCAGGTCCGCACCATCGGCCCGCTGCTGACGGGGCTCATCGTCGGCGCCAAcagcctcgccggcggcaactTCACCGGCGCGTCCATGAACCCGGCCCGGTCCTTCGGGCCGGCCCTGGCCACCGGGGACTGGACCCACCACTGGGTCTACTGGCTCGGCCCGCTGCTGGGTGGGTCCCTCGCCGCGGTCGTCTACGAGTCACTGTTCGTGGTCAACAAGACGCACGAGCCGCTGCTCAATGGGGACTGCTGA